In Miscanthus floridulus cultivar M001 chromosome 8, ASM1932011v1, whole genome shotgun sequence, the sequence TATTAAACCCTTTGACTGTAATGCTACCCAAAGGTCAAATGGATCTTGTATTTTagatgttgttgttggagatagtctaaagCACAAGCCACTGCTTGAGTTCATGTTGTAGGCTTGTAGCCAGCTGAGTCATGCACTTTCAACATAACCTAGAGAATCTCTCATGATAGAGAGGATTGAAAAGCAAAATTTATGTTAAATAGAATAGATGCATCGAGAATTTAATAACCTCGCGCCGTACTCGTCTGCGTGAGAGATCTACTTCCTCCGTccataaaagaatgtaattctcgcATTTTGAGAAGTCAAATCATTTCAATTTTAACTATAATTATATGCAAAAGTATTAACACTTACGAgacaaaataagtaccattagattagttatcgaatatatttttataatatatttattttgagacataaatgttaatataaTTTACTAATAAAACTTAATCAAAATTGAGTTCATTTGATTGACACGTTTTCTATAATTGTATTTTtttatggagggagtacattacTGCGTGGCTCTGTTGGCCGTGCCTAAGCTGAAGACGTAGCCCGTAGGCAGACTGCAGACATGACACGGCACGATTAGTGCTAACTAATAAGACTACTGACCCGACTACTCATAGCCTCATAGGGCCGTGCCTCATCGAGCGCGTGCCATACTCAGTGACGCTGCTTTGGCCATCTATAACCACTAGCTGCAGCGTGTGGCTTCTCTGTTTCTTTGCACTAGTCCGTTTGGGCGTGTGGCGGATGGCCGAGACTCCTGCATGTGTGACCCCGGCCGTCCGAGTCGTGCGAGGGTCATGCGCGACCACGCGAGACGCGACACAAGGAGCTTGGCACGCCTAAAGGGAAACGTCCTCCCCTAAAAATAGCCACACGGTCTTCGTATATAAACAATCCGTGCCCCGCCCCGCACCCGTCTTCGCAATCGCAACACACAGCAAAGCAACGAGTAGTCGGTTCTTCACGtagcctaccccttttggcacttgtttacagagggggagtgttaggctttgatctatcttgtaaataagttagttggtcactTAGTTTTGagactttaaaacctttagcttGTGTGAACTATGTCGTGTGTGGCTAatatgtgatggacaactatatatgtgtttgtgatgcacgattgtaggacaagtaatgGTTATCTATCTACCTTATTAGCTTGTGTTTGTCTCTACTTGTGATGGTGGAtgtattttggatggccatgtgttgcttcaagtttctactttgaaatcttggccatcatattctcttttatttgttgtgtgaaataacatgtcatattgcatctcttttcacggatatatatttgttcacacacacttgttgcaccccacagattgcaaaatttaggtcgagcttttgtcttgatgtatgcaaatcatgtatagatgattctaattgaaattgaaattcatgcatacatcaagggggagctcttcataaattttgggtttcaaaagctttaaattctttcattcttataaaagcctaagttggttatcatcaattaccaaaaagggggagattgaaagtgcatttgccccctatgtgggttttggtgtattgatgacatccaaattagggactaatgtgatcttaatgagatatgtcgcagctattagtcccatgaaagattcaaagagttgataaagatgaaatggtatccctcaattcttgaagttgtaaaggcagaCGAACTCAAAGCACTCTCCAAGGGttctatttttgtttttgagtttaggatccaccacactataaagagggatgcaaacttagttggtctaaggaagatagagtgctcaagcataaaaataaaatcaaaagagagacactctagcactccatgagcacgtagaatatttttcGGTGACTGTtggtgtcgaaagtcccgacgtaagtcagaactcccgaccgtcagaaGTCATGACTTATGCCGGAAGTCTTGACACCTAGTCACTTAGCCTACGCGGTGACCGtggccgtcggaagtcccgacataagccaaaactcccgaccatcggaagtcatgactcatgccggaagtcctgacgcccagtcacttagcctacgCGGTGACCGTGGCCGTCGAAAGTCCCGATGTGAGTCAGAACTCCTGACAGTCAGAAGTCCTGACCCAAGTCAGGAGTCCCAACACCTGGGGGTTTGCTGGTCGGCTAACTGCGCCCGTCAGAAGTCCTGAtgtacgtcgggagtcccgaccgcaacattgacttgctcgtgCGGACTTTTGACCctacatgaacagtgttttctattaaggtcagaagtcccgagatctgtgtcgaaacttccgacgtagatctggacggttagatttctactatgagtataaatagccctctcctcacttctaaccgGTACAAACTGATTCATAGCTTACAAACCTTCATgctcaacagctcccaagcattcaaggcacccctctcctctcccctttgctccaatctttgattcccctagggttttaagtgaaaggagagtggattaagtgagagaaccactttggcaagcttgagcacttgatgtcttcgtcaagccggttggatttgcgtctattactcttggggctttgcccctaacCGGCTAggtgttgcccaagagcttccatcttgtggaagagccctGGGAAATTTGTATTAGCCTTTATTtgttagtggaaagctcaagtggcctttgtggttgctttgagagaggcaaggaggtgaaggagactccgacctttgtggtctcctcaacaatgaggacgtaggagctcctttgtggggttgctgaacctcgggataaatctttatgtcccatgtgcttgttgttgtgtttgctcgagattacttgtatttgtttgtctctctaTCTCCTGAACtttattttagggtttggactcgatctatggtttggaggcatTTTGGAgttaagggagtgacccaacatcttcaccaaactgctagtaagtggggttgtaagattatttatccgcaaagttaaatttggcactgcttttgtagttcacgtaggcgtcgagacttctgacgacgtcgggagttccgacccaaactgtcgggacttcggACATTGACTGataaatttgaacttagcatttgtagttaatttttagatatgcctattcacctctcctctaggcattgttagatctgTTCAGTTGCTCTAAGAATCTTTGCAGTTTTCTCTCAGTCCACCTATATAATAGCTAGCTCTTTACTATTAATACATGAtccacttatctctctcacaaAGTTTCTCAATTCTTATGTCTAAGCCGGCCATAAACTTACATCCTGCTTCTCTTCTCTCTCATCTTTTTTCTCCTCCAGTTCAGCATTCAGCTACCTtatagcctgctattatacttgctctaagccCCACCGCCGCGCATGGCCCCAGCACGGCAACACACCACCTCGACACGCAGAGCAAGTGAgcaaccaccacctccaccaccaagaTGTAGCAAGAGCAGCAACAGCCAGTAGCAATGCCCCATGCCTACACCATGGTCCTCATCGCCACGCTCCTCTTGGCCGCTGTCACGGTGGCGCCGTGCGCGGGGGAGGTGCGCGACGTCACCACCGACGAGGGCAGGGACCTATCGTCCGCCGACGCACCAGCCTCCGACACGCCCGCCCTAGGGCCCGACGCCGCCTCGTCCCCAGACTCCTCGAAAGCACCATCGTCGAGTTCCAATGCGTAACTGGCGCCGGTCTAGAGACCTATCTATGTACGAGCAAGATTCTTGGCCGACATGCTCGCTCCTCGTCCTCGAGACGAGTGTATATATGGCGGCCTGGATCAGttcattccttccttccttccttccttccttgtaATAACGGTGTGCACCCGACGACGATGATACATATGGTGGTTTGAATGTTCATTGGGTGCTGAGCATTCATTTTAATATGGAGTTTTTCCTTTACCTTTTTCATCATTCCTTTTCAATTTTTCATATGTACTGAGCACCCATGGTGCGATAAGAGAAAATTTTCAATTTGTTGGACTGATGGCTGATCGATCAAGGTGCCCATTGCGCGACTATCTCTAATCATAAGGTGTTATTTTTATTCATTATTCATACAGATACAATTAAGATTTAAGAGGCTGCTTGATACCTTTGCTCTGCTAAGTACTTTCTAGCGTCGTCGGGCGAGGATTTTAGAGCAGCCAACATCTTGGGTTTCGGTTTGGGGGAAAGCACATATCGGTTTCtttttgtgtgtgtttgtgtgttgGCCAGATTGTGGCTGCTTTTTCATTAGGGCATCTCCAATGTATAGAACCAACCCCATTTCTATACTAAGATGTAACATCATGTGTTAAATTGCCCCCAATGTTTATAACCGGTACTTTTAGAACCAACTCCATTTCTATACTAAGATGTAACACCATGTGTTAAATTTCCCCCAATGTTTATAACCAGTacttttagggcatgtttggatccctcctataaactttagagctctaaaagTTTTAGAGCACTTTAGCTCTATTTTGAGCTCTAACGCTTTAATGTGAGGTGGGCTAAAGTTTATAACTAACTTTAGACTACTTGTTTGGAGCTTTAGCTCTAAATTTTAGAGCTCGAGAAGgaaatccaaacatgcccttagatCTATAAGTGGGCCCCatatattatttaaaaaattGGACTACCCAACTCCTCTTCCATCTCTTCCCATCTCATCGCAACCCACGCCCTCCACGCCGCTTCGTTGAGCTCCGACTAACCCCATCCGCTCCGCTCCTACCAACGCCACGACACCTCCACTCCTTGGAGGTTATCTGACGCCGCTTCCGCTCTTGTGAGGTTGTGCGACATTGCCTCCTTTCTTGCGAGATCATCTAGTGTTATTTGATCTTGCGGACAAGCAGTTTGATAGCAAATTCGGTGGACAAGGAGCTGCAACTCGACATCAGGACCTGTCGGCTTCACCACGGCCCGCCTCTGTTCCTTAGAGCCTTGTCGCGCAGCCTCTGCCGCTCCACCATGCCCTACCGCTACTCCCCCAGACCACCACACGTCCTCTTATATAGTCCGGGTATAAGGTTACTGATGGAATGCCAAATAATATGATATACGTTTTGCTAGTTTGTTACAAGGTGATTAGATTAGCACGATTTACTTGGCTGTTAAGACTATCTAGTCGATATCTAACTTTCCAAGCAGTCGATGCACCTTGTTCGGCTTGAGCCTCTATCTTGGCAAGCTCAAACCATCCCATCCTAATTGGACTTGGGGTTCAATCACCCCCCCCCTTTATTTCCTTAGCCTCTCGCCTCGTCTCTGTGACTAGGGGATGTTTCACCGGGCCTACAGGACGGCTCGATGCAACTAAGGCCATGTCCAATGCTATGGCTAATAGTACTAGAGTCCACATCCGCGCAATGCATCCAACTCAGCTTTGCTAGTGGCCTTGCGGGTTGCTAGATTTACCACgcataagactgtctccaacaaggaGACCCATATGGACACTCAAACTCAAAATAGGTAACAGAGACCCAAAATCAGGCTCCAGCAGACTACCTATACGAGAGACTCATTTTGAGTTACCTGATAGACACAATCCAAATATGAGCATCCTCTCTCCGAGAAACTCATTTgtagaaatgattctcttttcgGTCCTGTTGTTAGAGATGATGTCGAATGTGTATTAAACCCTTTGACTGTAGCACTACCTAAAAGTCAAATAGATCTTGTATTTTAGATGTTATTGTTTGAGATAGTCTAAAGCACAAGCCATTGCTTGAGTCCACGTTGTAGGCTTGTGGCCAGCCGAGTCATGCACTTTCATGGAACCAAGAGAATCTCCCATGATAGAGAGAGAGGATTGAAAAGCAAAATTTATGTTAAATAGAATGGACGTATTGGTCTACATCGAGAATTTAATAACCTCGCGCCTTACTCGTCTGTGTGAATATATATCAATTTTTCAACGAGATCTACTTCCTTCGTCcataaaaaaaaatgcaattcttacttttcgagaagtcaaatcATTTCAATTTTAACTAAAATTATATGCAAAAGTATTAACACTTACGAGACAAAATAAGTACTATTAGATTAGTTAtcgaatatattttttataatatatttattttgagacataaatgttaatataaTTTACTAATAAAACTTAATTAAAATTGAGCTAATTTGATAGACACGTTTTTTATAATTATATTCTTtttatggagggagtacattacTGTGTGGCTCTGTTGGCCGTGCCTAAGCTGAAGACATAACCCGTAGGCAGACTGCAGACATGACACGGCACGATTtagtaaggccctgtttagatctcacctaaaaaccaaaaattttcaaaattCCCCGTCATATCAAATCTTGCGGtacatacatggagcattaaatataggtaaaaagaataactaattgcacagtttgcctgtaattggcgagacgaatcttttaagcctaaataatccataattagataatttttgccaaatacaaacgaaagtgctacaatagcaaaaaaaaaaaaaaaaaaaaaaaccaaaattttcgaaactaaacgcgccctaataaCTAATAAGACTACTGACCCGACTACTCATAGCCTCGTAGGGCCGTGCCTCATCGAGCGCGTGCCATACTCGGTGACGCTGCTTTGGCTATCTATAACCACTGGCTGCAGCGTGTGGCTTCTCTGTTTCTTCGCACTAGTCCGTTTGGGCGTGTGGCGGATGGCCGAGACTCCTGCATGCGTGACCCCGGCCGTCCGAGTCGTGCGAGGGTCATGCGCGACCACGCGAGACGCGACACAAGGAGCTTGGCGCGCCTGAAGAAACGTCCTCCCCTAAAAATAGCCACACGGTATTCGTATATAAACAATCCGCGCCCCGCCCCGCACCCGTCATCGCAATCGCAACACACAGCAAAGCAACGCAAGAAGCAACCACTGCAGTACTGCACCGCCACCAAGCCGCCAAGGCAAagaaggcagcagcagcagcagcgtcgcAATGGCCCGCGCCTGCGTGTTCCTCGTCGTGCTCCTCCTGGCCGCCGTCGCAATGGCGCCGTTCGCGGGCGCGGCGCGCGTCGACGTCGTCGAGGGCAGGTCCATGAAGTCCGCCGATGCACCGGAGGCCGACGCGCCCGCTCCCGCTCCCGGGCCCGACTCCGCCTCGTCGCCGGACTCGTCGGAGGCACCCTCCAGCAGCAGCTCTTCCGACTAGCCGCCCGGCAGAAATCTCGCTCCGATGATCTATCCGACCCGGCAAAACTATTTATTTCCCTCTTGATTCTCTGGAATAATGTGCTGCACCCTGATGATGTGTGTGTGCATGGGTGCGCGCGGCAAACGCATGCTGGAATGCGCTTGCCTAATtgttattttgttgttgtttccTCTCTTTCCTATTTTATTAAATTTGTTCATGTGTATGTAATATGTGTCACCCAATATAATACGTGCTACGCCCTTTAATTTTTTTGGTGATGACATCATTTTTCAGTTTTTTGAATGAGCAATGCCACACATTATGTATAATCAGTTTGTATGAGGCTATATATCGACATCGGATTTCTGAAATTAAGCAACTTGTATAATAATGTAACGCGCCGGGCATTGTGCAATTAAACAACTTGTATAACCAGCTTCTGAAATGAATCCATCTGTATAATCATTTAATAGGCATTGTCTCTGTTGGGATTTGTCTGCAAGTTCTCCTGGGACATGAGTTCTTCGGATTGGATTATTGTTGTTTCTTTTTAAACAAACCAGCACTAACAATGCCTATTTGTATTGGTGTAGAAGAAAATACAAACAAGTAATCATGAGGAGTTACCTATATAGGGGTGAAAAAGTTACAATAGCAACTTTAACTCAGCAACCGGTCCGATAAACAACAACATGTGTGCGTACCACAAGCCGCTACATTCAGCTCTCTAGCCACTACAACAACAAACTACCCAAACTTAAACTGGTCACCAAACCGATGAACCATTAACGCCCAAACTTCTACCAAGCATACAAGATAGCCACTGCTATATATGCACGGCCAACTGACGCCACGACATTAAATAGAATATGGGACTATAATTCTTTTTTAAAAGGTGGGTTAGAATTTAGAGACGCAAACAAACAAACAAGTGTTGCAACTATCTTGGGCGTTACAAACTTTGAACAACTGACTTGAAATCTTGGTTCTAGATCCAAAGTCGGAAGTGGAAATGCTGAAATCCTTTAACTTCAATTTGGATCTATTGCATCCTCGAGTGTGGGATGGATCCACACTAAACCGATTCACAATCAAAGATCAACTTTTGCATATGGGTTTTAATTTGTTTGAAATAGTGCTGTTTTCCTTTAGAAAAATCAAGCTTCTCAATATCAGATATTGAAATTGAAGTGAAACCTCAGCTGTGCTAATTGCCATCTTATGGACCGAAGGTATTGCACCTTTATCTCCTAGCCGACAAATCTCCTAGCCGTTTTTTACTTTTCAATTTGATACAAAACGAATTTGCAATGTCTGTGACATAAGTGCGCCCACGGTGATAATAACCCAACCCGAGTAATCTGAAACTTCTCCTTTAAAAAAAAGTAATTCGAAACTTATAGTGGATGCTATAGCACACTAGTGGATGCAAAATTTCTCTCTAGTCTAAAATTTATACTTTTGATTATCCTATAAAACTATGGACTAGCTAGTCATGTGTAGTATTTTCATAGTGTGAAAATCATATTAACATATACATTGTTATTATTGAAACTTGTAGTACTTTGCTATTTGCTAATCTCCACGTTATGCCAATCCGTTGCATCAAACATCATGTATTTATCAGGTGGATCATTCCTTATTGTATAGTAACGCATACAGCACTTGCTTACAGCCCATGTTGCAGATTTTAATGGCACCAAAAGcattttgtattatgaaaaagAAGATTAAAGAATTGGACATGCCATTTCAGCTTTGCTTTAAGCAccaaaatgcaaaatcaaaagtTGGAACATACATGTCTAATTCCAATGATAATATTATAGCTAGTACTAGGCCAAAATATGACATCACACACAAAACATATCCATATCTTGGGTTGTTTGTAACGCATGAAATTCGTAGTATTGATGCCACTCAACCAGTTTCCATGTATTAACTTTTATATCTACTATGCTAAATGACACAGCATGCATTTGCATGAACATTCTAGCATACATGCACGAGGTTAGAAGAACCAACCAAATTTCTTATAGACTACGTCCCCAATAGACTGCATGAGCGTGAAGTGTGGATTCACCAAAAAATAACCTCAGCCATGACACACGGCGCGCATGACCACAAATGAAATTATGTCAGTTGTGGCGTGCCGCCATTCTCGCAGTCTTACTCGGCTTCATAACTTTTGTACACACACTCGTGTTATTCGTTAGCAAGGCATCACCTTATCTAAATCTAAATAAAAACACACCACACCCGTCTCTCATACCATTGAGTGATTTGCTATCAGAAGACACTTCAATAGACAATGGCGCACAACCTCATTGTCACATTGTTCATTCTAGCGGTCTATGTCGCCGCGGTGGCGACACCATTAGTCTATGCTACCAAATCTCCAACGAGCACAATAGCCAAGGAGGACGAAGCAACCAAAGAAGGGGATGCAGCCGCCAAGGCGCCCGAAGCCGCCACCAAGGGGTCTACGAAGGACCACAAAGCAGAAGCTAAGGGGGATGCGCCCACCACGGCAACCGATGTAGCCACCAAAGGGTCTGCCAAGGACCACAAAGAAGACACTAAGGGGGATGCGTCCGCCAAGGCGCCTGAAGCAGCCACCAAGGGGTATGCCAAGGTCCCCAAAACAGACTCTAAAGGGGCTGCTGCAAAAGGGTCCGGAGCACCCATGTCATGGCCGGATGGGGGGCCTGAGTTCGTCCAAATGGTCATCAAGAACCCCTTCTTGAAAACCACACCACCATCGAGTGATGACCTCCCCATTGACCCCACTCCAGAAGGTAGCATGACCTAAAAAGCAAAATTATGATCGACCAAATATTAAGGTAAGAATACAGAGGTATTATGATGTTTCTATATTACATTTGGTTTAACTTCTCTAGTTTGTTGAGAGTATTTGAGTAGGATTAGGAATATTTGTACCATTATAACATTTCACACGTTTAATTAATTCCATGTTTTATTTTACTAGTATATATAAAGAGAAGGTTCAATTATGcctttttatattgattttatacgATGTGATTTGTTGGTTGGTGTCTGTGATGCTGCAACTCCTATTGACACCATTTGAGGCTTATTTGAGCAATTacatttatgcaaaatattgctTATGTGTTTGGTTAGGTGTCTAGGGACTTATTTGTGATAATATACAGCTTTGGAGACATTTTCCAAAGTGTTCCAGCCAGCCCAAAAAGGGCATCCcgagctccctctccctcttGCGGTGCTTGTTCTTCTCCTTCTGGGGTTAAGAGAGAGATCTGAAATATTTGAGGGGTGAGACTTTGATCTCCCGAATCTATCTATTAGAGAGTGAAATTGGTGGGGATTTAGAGCCTCCCCAACTTTGTTGGCTCGCACCTTTTGTATTTTCGTATTTTACGGTGGATTGCTTGCTTgtcattgcctatgctttttCCCACAAGTGGTTCCCAAGCAAATCCTTGCGTGTACGTGTGATTCGGTATTCCTCTTACGATATGAGTTGATTGGTTCCCATCTTGCTTTCTATTGGTGCTGTTTGTTGAAGATTGGATAAATTTGCTCATGGTAGCTGGATCGACATACGAGGCATATGTGTTTTTTGATGTGTTGTTGATCTGCGGTGGGAATAGTTGTTGAAAGTACTTTGTGTACAAGTCACATGCAAAATTTAAACAATTCTTGATCTATGATTTTCGTGTTCGTGGTCTATGCTAATAACTTCCGGACTTATGCTCGGAAGTCCGGACCTCCGAAACGTCCAAAGAAATATCTTGTGGTTCTAGACTTCGCTACATCCTTAAAGTTTGGGTGTTAATTTTTGGTTCCTATTTATACAGCTGCTCCCGTTTGTCCTATATACAGTGTCAGTGAGGATGGCTC encodes:
- the LOC136469419 gene encoding uncharacterized protein, with translation MPHAYTMVLIATLLLAAVTVAPCAGEVRDVTTDEGRDLSSADAPASDTPALGPDAASSPDSSKAPSSSSNATAPPPSRQGKEGSSSSSVAMARACVFLVVLLLAAVAMAPFAGAARVDVVEGRSMKSADAPEADAPAPAPGPDSASSPDSSEAPSSSSSSD
- the LOC136476736 gene encoding uncharacterized protein encodes the protein MAHNLIVTLFILAVYVAAVATPLVYATKSPTSTIAKEDEATKEGDAAAKAPEAATKGSTKDHKAEAKGDAPTTATDVATKGSAKDHKEDTKGDASAKAPEAATKGYAKVPKTDSKGAAAKGSGAPMSWPDGGPEFVQMVIKNPFLKTTPPSSDDLPIDPTPEGSMT